A stretch of the Candidatus Berkelbacteria bacterium genome encodes the following:
- a CDS encoding cysteine--tRNA ligase, producing the protein MYLKLFNTATQKLESFKPIRPNEVGLYACGPTVYQFAHLGNFRTYLFEDWLRRVLEYHGYAVKHVMNITDVGHLVSDADSGEDKLALAAKKEGKSAWQIASFYTDAFFFDTDRLNIERPHSTPKAADHIKDQIALIQQLDAKGFIYQTSDGVYFDIQKFPGYAILGGQSLTDLEAGARVEINPDKRHWADFALWKFSPSDTKRDMEWESPWGTGFPGWHLECSAMSVNELGQPFDLHAGGIDHIFPHHTNEIAQSQAATGLPLANFWLHGAFMLVDSQKMGKSLGNTFTLQDIVERGHAPLAFRYLALQTHYRKQLNFTWQALASAEQALFKLSALAECLPEQGNKVPVEIEENFRAFIADDLALPQAIALFWEVLKSNQPDEVKAQVIVHWDQIFGLGLKEKLGQGQKIPFEIQRLLKERDQARLNKNFVIADRLRQQIEEQGFTVHDKDAESFATRNPNADRQPFNH; encoded by the coding sequence ATATATCTAAAATTATTTAACACTGCAACGCAGAAACTTGAGTCGTTCAAGCCAATTCGTCCGAATGAGGTAGGTCTTTATGCGTGCGGCCCAACGGTCTATCAGTTTGCCCATCTGGGTAATTTTCGCACCTACCTTTTTGAAGATTGGCTCCGTCGCGTTCTTGAGTACCACGGATATGCCGTCAAGCACGTGATGAACATTACCGATGTCGGGCATTTGGTGAGCGATGCCGACTCGGGAGAAGATAAGCTTGCCCTCGCCGCCAAGAAAGAGGGAAAATCCGCTTGGCAAATTGCCTCGTTCTATACAGACGCTTTCTTTTTTGACACTGATCGGCTGAATATTGAACGGCCGCACAGTACGCCAAAAGCAGCCGATCACATCAAGGATCAGATCGCGCTCATTCAACAACTCGACGCAAAAGGCTTTATCTATCAAACGAGTGATGGCGTCTACTTTGATATTCAGAAGTTCCCCGGGTATGCAATCTTAGGTGGCCAATCACTGACTGATCTTGAGGCCGGCGCGCGGGTTGAAATTAATCCAGACAAGCGCCATTGGGCAGACTTTGCCCTGTGGAAGTTTTCTCCTTCTGATACTAAGCGGGATATGGAATGGGAAAGCCCGTGGGGGACTGGGTTCCCCGGTTGGCATCTTGAATGTAGCGCCATGAGTGTCAACGAGCTTGGTCAACCGTTTGATCTTCATGCCGGTGGCATTGATCACATTTTTCCACATCATACGAATGAGATTGCTCAAAGTCAGGCGGCCACGGGCCTGCCACTGGCAAATTTTTGGCTCCATGGCGCGTTTATGCTTGTTGATAGCCAAAAAATGGGTAAATCCCTCGGCAACACTTTTACGCTTCAAGATATAGTTGAGCGTGGGCACGCGCCGCTGGCTTTTCGCTACCTCGCTTTGCAAACCCACTATCGCAAACAGTTAAACTTCACCTGGCAAGCGCTTGCAAGCGCCGAGCAGGCGCTTTTCAAGCTCTCGGCGTTGGCGGAATGTTTGCCAGAACAGGGGAATAAAGTGCCGGTGGAAATTGAAGAGAATTTTCGAGCGTTCATTGCCGACGACCTAGCTCTCCCTCAAGCAATCGCGCTTTTTTGGGAGGTCTTGAAATCCAATCAACCTGATGAAGTTAAGGCTCAAGTGATTGTTCATTGGGATCAGATTTTCGGCTTGGGGCTTAAAGAAAAGTTGGGGCAAGGACAAAAGATCCCATTTGAAATTCAACGCCTGCTTAAAGAGCGCGACCAGGCAAGATTAAACAAGAATTTCGTTATTGCCGATCGTTTGCGCCAGCAAATTGAGGAGCAAGGTTTTACGGTGCACGATAAAGATGCAGAGTCTTTCGCCACTCGAAATCCGAATGCCGATAGACAACCTTTCAACCATTGA